Proteins co-encoded in one Anabas testudineus chromosome 8, fAnaTes1.2, whole genome shotgun sequence genomic window:
- the sh2b1 gene encoding SH2B adapter protein 1, translating into MNGSLLTPPSPRVANSSPLPPSPSPSPSPPSPSLLPMSSRPPPLPPLVSPPPQAHPSSLSDTPTPSPSPSLSWTEFCELHARVAAGDFARHFRAFLLENPHYSPDSAAVFCRRFTDRFVRHFQSELEGALPPSCASGRDEMVIWAPQSDATSLEEEAVSPLSASGGAVLPCLPTNTARASSKPAPTRLVLENRSGDRFQDSYAHGQVLPPSSSSSCCSSVGGNNGRREERGAMVVPGNGEAPVEEEEDSWLGVASVGEDVEPDEREGESAEGDSADPSHTSQIQPSSSSVTPPSGSKGNSTPNSSKNKLKKRFSLRSVGRSVRGSVRGILHWRSSSSDSAQSQLPSSYSYTMGVQDASLVSTSKRNSGTQPPTPTSSMPVSLSMPLSLPHSSSSSLPPSSSSSATSLSLSEAARDRRRSNGEGGEKEKWSHRLEKLRLSRSPPPVLAPTTVGSHSTSSTLPLNSAAAVAIVPQRKVGRLVREGGVSVSSSNDELSASHGFSGFSFSLLHHGTDNNSAASASSAAAQAGSVQPLASGANMPWRGGRWHKCRLVLRERDREGGERGEEYYLEFFIPPKSSKPRLTVLCCSIMDVRSTTALEVPDKENTFLLQLEGSTQYVIETRDAVQMRAWLSDIRNGICLSEQEDTEAASGGPLDISGTPEIVDRLSQVCYGGIGGSSPLMDPLPPELPPRAPLDEPDGRILGGGGASLGTPFAETPDATGSFLFSETPSAEAVEHPLSECQWFHGTLSRLKAAQLVLAGGAASHGVFLVRQSETRRGEYVLTFNFQGKAKHLRLSLNEDGQCRVQHLWFQSIFDMLEHFRVHPIPLESGGASDVTLISFVGATAVRQPGRDRAGSRPTVCDVITTRHPDSPSTPISDCVLDQQTP; encoded by the exons ATGAACGGCTCTCTATTAACCCCGCCCAGCCCACGGGTGGCAAACTCCTCTCCTTTACCTCCCTCACCCTCCCCTTCTCCGtcccctccttctccctctttgCTGCCCATGTCCTCCCGACCACCCCCTCTCCCACCTCTGGTGAGTCCTCCACCCCAGGCTCACCCATCCTCCCTTTCAGACACCCCCACACCAtccccctctccttctctgagCTGGACCGAATTCTGTGAGCTCCATGCCCGTGTTGCAGCTGGTGACTTTGCACGCCATTTTCGGGCTTTTCTCCTGGAAAACCCCCACTACTCCCCAGATTCAGCAGCCGTTTTCTGCCGCCGCTTCACTGACCGCTTTGTTCGTCACTTTCAGAGTGAGCTGGAAGGGGCACTCCCACCAAGCTGTGCTTCTGGGAGGGACGAAATGGTGATATGGGCTCCTCAATCGGATGCTACTTCCTTGGAAGAGGAGGCAGTGTCACCCTTGTCAGCATCTGGGGGAGCAGTCCTTCCATGTCTCCCAACTAACACAGCGAGGGCCTCATCAAAGCCTGCGCCAACACGGCTAGTGTTGGAGAACCGCAGCGGGGACAGGTTCCAAGATTCCTATGCCCATGGCCAAGTTTTGCCtccatcgtcatcatcatcatgttgcTCCTCAGTGGGTGGAAACAATGGGAGGCGTGAGGAGAGAGGGGCAATGGTTGTCCCTGGAAATGGGGAAGCACCTgttgaggaagaggaggacagcTGGCTCGGAGTGGCGTCTGTGGGGGAAGATGTTGAACCAGATGAGCGGGAAGGAGAGTCTGCAGAGGGGGACAGTGCTGACCCATCTCACACTTCTCAGATTCAGCCTTCCTCTTCCTCCGTCACTCCTCCGTCTGGCTCCAAAGGTAACAGTACACCCAACTCCtccaaaaacaaactgaaaaagcGCTTTTCACTGCGGAGTGTGGGTCGTAGTGTTCGGGGGAGTGTCAGAGGAATCCTGCATTGGCGAAGCTCGTCAAGTGACTCAGCCCAGAGCCAGCTGCCCTCCAGCTACAGCTACACTATGGGTGTGCAGGACGCTAGCTTGGTTTCAACCTCAAAGAGGAACTCTGGCACACAGCCTCCGACACCCACCTCCTCCATGCCCGTCTCTCTGTCAAtgcccctctccctcccccattcttcctcttcctctctgccccCTTCATCATCAAGCAGcgccacctctctctctctgtcagaggCTGCTCGGGATCGGCGACGGAGCAATGGTGAAGGAGGTGAGAAGGAGAAGTGGAGCCACCGCCTGGAGAAACTCAGACTCTCACGATCCCCTCCTCCGGTCCTCGCCCCAACCACTGTTGGCTCTCACTCCACCTCCTCAACGCTCCCTCTGAACAGTGCTGCTGCCGTCGCCATAGTACCTCAGAGAAAGGTTGGCCGGCTGGTGCGGGAGGGCGGGGTGAGCGTTAGCTCATCCAATGACGAGTTAAGTGCGAGCCATGGCTTTTCTGGCTTTTCATTCAGTCTACTGCATCATGGTACAGACAACAACAGCGCTGCCTCAGcttcatctgctgcagctcaggcAGGTTCAGTGCAGCCTCTGGCCAGCGGTGCAAACATGCCCTGGAGAGGAGGACGCTGGCATAAATGTCGTCTGGTGctcagagagagggacagagaaggtggtgagaggggagaggagtACTACTTGGAATTCTTCATTCCACCCAAA TCGTCAAAGCCCCGACTGACTGTCCTTTGCTGCTCCATCATGGATGTGAGGAGCACCACCGCGCTGGAGGTTCCTGACAAGGAAAACACCTTTCTGTTGCAG CTGGAAGGGTCAACACAGTACGTGATTGAAACACGAGATGCTGTACAGATGAGAGCCTGGCTGAGTGACATCAGGAACGGCATCTGTCTCAG TGAACAGGAAGACACTGAAGCTGCGTCTGGGGGGCCGTTAGACATCAGTGGGACGCCTGAGATTGTAGACCGTCTATCACAAG TGTGTTATGGAGGTATTGGAGGATCCTCACCCCTGATGGATCCCCTCCCTCCAGAGTTGCCACCTCGAGCCCCTCTTGATGAACCAGACGGCCGGATTCTTGGGGGAGGCGGTGCTAGTCTGGGCACACCTTTTGCTGAGACGCCAGATGCCACAG GGTCCTTTCTGTTCTCTGAGACACCCTCTGCCGAGGCGGTAGAGCACCCTCTCAGTGAGTGTCAGTGGTTTCACGGCACCTTGTCACGCCTGAAAGCTGCTCAGCTGGTGTTGGCTGGAGGTGCAGCGAGCCACGGTGTCTTTCTGGTTCGTCAAAGTGAGACACGACGTGGAGAATATGTCCTCACTTTTAACTTCCAGGGCAAGGCCAAG CACCTCCGTCTATCCCTGAATGAAGATGGCCAGTGTCGAGTGCAGCACCTTTGGTTCCAGTCCATCTTTGACATGTTGGAGCACTTCCGGGTGCACCCGATCCCCCTGGAGTCTGGCGGTGCCTCAGATGTCACGCTCATCAGCTTTGTGGGTGCCACTGCTGTTCGCCAGCCAG GCCGAGACAGGGCAGGCAGTCGGCCTACAGTCTGTGACGTCATCACCACGCGCCATCCTGACTCTCCATCAACCCCCATCTCTGACTGTGT actTGACCAGCAGACCCCGTAG
- the atxn2l gene encoding LOW QUALITY PROTEIN: ataxin-2-like protein (The sequence of the model RefSeq protein was modified relative to this genomic sequence to represent the inferred CDS: inserted 2 bases in 1 codon) — MHMTKKTRNTMKPPSQAQSSPLRSLVFEGVYNNARMLHFLTAVVGSTCDVRVKNGTVYEGIFKTLSSQCELAVDAVHKRNNGDGGGGGGEEGGGGNQLSLPKIEDITDTMIFSPAELVTMTCRDVDLNFAVRDTFTDSAISSSRVNGEHREKVLQRWDGDGNGENFELESDTSNGWDANEMFKFNEETYGIKSTYDSSLSMYTMPLERGNSDVYRQREARATRLAGEIESSRRVSLENDEGKSEEDKYSSVVREREGRSSPGFSSREGKYIPLPQRAREIGLSAGSMRSGSSARSSAQTTSRHPPPSSSYPKPVSDRSSPLSVRTSFSPHQTQSSPPAASSPPCTNHVLPQSLSHPQALADAASVNGVAPRTSPKSQRLQGNRNLRTPNSQSLPAVSRTPKPDAPPQDVPVLGPAYPDSSSSIVTTATTTTKSSGPTPLFPVDVNEILNTATKERTESISSPQEGKSSRAPSIQQRSQLEELRKFGKEFRLQPSSSPSVSPASADPPHHSSAPPADSSSSPSPPKPATSSADLQQTPEATTSPAALTPPIPGGPQSSGPEMERPGSPQSTLTPSSGEESCPENSDRAEAVTAAAVQVKNSTLNPNAKEFLPIKGNAVLKPASTPTPPRPTPPTPSMVLPSPGQPGGPAIFSSPPGHYLSYVSPIPIQGHSIQAPQMYQYTMSTVNQGKYPRAKGPVVGPRLEHHTSPASPMISAAASAAGPPLVASPYPQSYLQYGQVIQAMPPHYHGQPVYSVLQGGARMLTSGXPPPQPMAPPGPQYPGQAEGPPGPQQAMYAPQSFSHHSGSIHHPQPSSTPTGNQPPPQHTAPSPGHTQPNQGGPQPQSMFHTGGLSAHTPPNLSAGHSSPQTAYTMQGYGLHTHQPLPHGFPSISQLTQAHVTAGLSGPHHSGGHGPPPVMLHYAPPQQGSGSNPQHGPPPQQGAPQHFYIGPPQAVQVQAHPTQQLSFHPSAN, encoded by the exons ATGCACATGACTAAAAA GACCAGGAACACGATGAAACCACCATCACAAGCTCAGTCATCTCCCTTGCGCAGCTTA GTATTTGAAGGCGTCTACAACAATGCCCGAATGCTTCATTTTCTTACAGCAGTCGTG GGTTCCACCTGTGATGTGAGAGTAAAAAATGGCACTGTGTATGAGGGCATATTCAAGACTCTGAGCTCACAG TGTGAGCTGGCTGTTGATGCTGTTCATAAACGCAACAAtggggatggaggaggaggaggaggcgaggaaggagggggaggaaacCAGCTCTCTCTGCCCAAAATTGAGGATATCACGGACACCATGATCTTCAGTCCGGCTGAACTGGTGACCATGACGTGCCGAGATGTTGACCTTAACTTCGCCGTAAGAG ACACGTTTACTGACTCGGCCATCAGCTCTTCACGGGTGAACGGTGAGCACAGAGAGAAGGTTTTGCAGAGGTGGGACGGAGACGGAAATGGAGAAAACTTTGAGCTGGAATCAGACACA TCAAATGGCTGGGATGCAAATGAGATGTTCAAGTTTAATGAGGAGACTTACGGCATCAAGTCCACCTATGACTCCAGCCTCTCCATGTACAC GATGCCTTTGGAGAGGGGGAACTCAGATGTTTACCGTCAGCGTGAAGCACGAGCAACACGCTTAGCCGGCGAGATCGAGAGCAGCCGGCGGGTTTCTTTAGAGAATGATGAAGGCAAGAGTGAGGAGGACAAATATAGCTCTGTGGTCCGAGAGAGGGAGGGCAGGTCTAGTCCCGGATTCTCTAGCAG AGAGGGTAAATACATTCCTCTCCCACAAAGGGCTCGAGAGATCGGCTTATCTGCTGGTAGCATGAGGAGTGGATCTTCTGCACGATCGTCTGCACAAACGACCTCCAGACACCCCCCACCCAGCTCCTCTTACCCAAAACCAGTCTCTGATCGGAGCAGCCCTCTGTCTGTCCGAacttccttctctcctcatcAAACTCAGAGCAGCCCCCCGGCAGCCAGCAGCCCTCCCTGCACCAATCACGTTCTCCCACAATCCCTCTCGCATCCACAGGCGCTTGCTGACGCAGCATCTGTTAATGGAG TTGCCCCGAGAACTTCCCCAAAATCCCAGAGACTTCAGGGCAACAGGAATCTGCGAACCCCCAATTCCCAGTCCTTACCTGCAG TTTCTCGTACTCCAAAACCAGACGCTCCTCCTCAGGATGTCCCTGTGCTTGGCCCTGCCTACCCAgactcctcctcttccattgTCACCACagcaaccaccaccaccaaatcCTCTGGCCCCACCCCACTCTTCCCTGTTGATG TGAATGAAATCCTCAATACAGCAACTAAAGAGCGAACAGAAAGTATTTCCAGTCCACAGGAAGGCAAGAGCAGCAGAG CTCCGTCAATCCAGCAGAGATCTCAGTTAGAGGAACTCCGCAAGTTTGGCAAAGAGTTCAGA CTGCAGCCCAGCTCCTCTCCTTCAGTGAGCCCAGCCTCTGCAGATCCTCCTCATCACAGCTCTGCACCACCTGCAGACTCGTCATCCTCTCCCAGCCCACCTAAACCTGCCACCTCCTCTGCAGATCTACAGCAAACTCCAGAGGCCACCACGTCCCCTGCTGCCCTGACTCCTCCCATTCCAGGTGGCCCCCAATCCTCAGGGCCCGAGATGGAGCGGCCTGGATCACCACAGTCAACCTTGACCCCCAGCAGCGGTGAGGAGTCTTGTCCAGAGAACAGTGATCGAGCAGAGGCTgtgactgcagctgcagt GCAGGTGAAAAATTCAACCCTGAATCCAAATGCAAAAGAATTTCTGCCCATAAAAGGAAACGCAGTCTTG AAGCCTGCGTCCACCCCTACCCCTCCCCGACCAACTCCTCCCACCCCCTCCATGGTCCTGCCTTCTCCGGGGCAGCCAGGAGGCCCAGCCATCTTCAGCAGCCCACCTGGACACTACCTGTCCTACGTTTCCCCCATCCCCATCCAGGGACACTCAATCCAG GCTCCACAAATGTATCAGTACACAATGTCGACTGTTAACCAGGGCAAATACCCCAGAGCTAAAG GCCCAGTGGTGGGACCCCGTCTAGAGCATCACACCTCTCCAGCCTCTCCCATGATCTCAGCTGCAGCCTCAGCGGCAGGGCCCCCTCTGGTGGCTTCGCCTTACCCGCAGTCGTACCTGCAGTACGGTCAGGTGATCCAGGCCATGCCCCCGCACTACCATGGCCAG CCGGTTTACTCGGTGCTCCAGGGCGGTGCGAGAATGTTGACTTCTGG GCCCCCCCCCCAACCAATGGCCCCTCCCGGCCCTCAGTACCCCGGCCAGGCTGAGGGCCCACCGGGTCCACAACAGGCCATGTATG CCCCTCAGTCATTCTCTCACCACTCGGGTTCAATCCATCATCCTCAGCCCTCCAGCACTCCCACTGGGAATCAGCCCCCACCCCAGCACACCGCACCCAGCCCTGGACATACTCAG CCAAATCAGGGTGGTCCTCAGCCTCAGTCTATGTTCCACACTGGAGGCCTGTCAGCTCACACCCCTCCTAACCTGTCAGCAGGCCACAGCTCCCCACAGACCGCCTACACCATGCAGGGATACGGCCTCCACACCCACCAGCCTTTGCCACATGGCTTCCCTTCTATCAGCCAGCTCACACAG GCTCATGTCACAGCAGGTCTGTCAGGACCTCACCACTCTGGGGGTCACGGCCCCCCACCTGTCATGCTGCACTACGCTCCTCCTCAGCAGGGCAGTGGCTCCAACCCCCAACATGGCCCACCACCCCAACAGGGAGCACCACAGCACTTCTACATTGGGCCTCCCCAAG ctgttCAGGTTCAGGCTCACCCGACCCAGCAACTGTCCTTTCATCCTTCTGCAAACTGA
- the LOC113162962 gene encoding linker for activation of T-cells family member 1-like, which translates to MDVSWFVLVVSAAVFVSIVLLAVVCLDCRKEGPLVSIRETSPSDEYINPPLVNHPFHLAPDPRSARSPSTLTPAEPGSHWRHRSVTPTETESNPSYENPVLDGPDNDTEEPYVIVIPDDGGCALTNQSRASTPSIDQHDYENVPEQKVPMCADAEEDRDYLNVEPLHFHQLLAHSNTDEDSSDEDTDEDDTDDDKGNYVNELPISYGHPSA; encoded by the exons ATGGATGTCTCCTGGTTCGTCCTGGTTGTGTCTGCCGCTGTCTTCGTGTCCATCGTGCTCTTGGCTGTTGTCTGTCTGGACTGCAGGAAAGAAGGGCCGCTGG TCTCCATCAGAGAAACGAGCCCTTCAGACGAATACATTAA tCCCCCTCTGGTAAACCATCCAT TCCACCTAGCCCCTGATCCGAGGTCTGCACGTTCTCCCAGCACACT GACACCAGCTGAACCTGGGAGTCACTGGAGACACCGATCCGTCACCCCAACAGAAACTG AAAGTAATCCAAGTTATGAGAATCCAGTTCTAGATG GACCTGACAACGACACAGAAGAACCATACGT aatcGTGATACCTGATGACGGGGGTTGTGCCTTAACCAATCAGAGCCGAGCATCAACGCCCAGTAtag ATCAACACGACTATGAGAACGTGCCGGAGCAGAAAGTTCCGATGTGTGCTGATGCTGAAGAGGACAGAGACTATCTGAATGTGGAACCGCTGCACTTTCACC AACTGCTAGCTCATAGCAACACCGATGAGGACAGCAGTGATGAAGACACCGATGAAGACGACACCGATGATGACAAGGGGAACTACGTCAACGAACTGCCC atTAGTTACGGCCACCCCAGCGCGTGA